From a single Lolium rigidum isolate FL_2022 chromosome 7, APGP_CSIRO_Lrig_0.1, whole genome shotgun sequence genomic region:
- the LOC124679491 gene encoding mitotic spindle checkpoint protein MAD2 has protein sequence MASRTVSKDIITLKGSAAIVSEFFGYAANSILYNRGVYPEESFARVKKYGLPMLLTQDEAVKTFITNLTSQLSEWLEAGQLQRIVLVIMSKAAGEVLERWNFNIVTDVEVVEKGVIKEKSDKEIMREIQAIMRQVNSCISFLPCLEEPCIFDVLAYTDAETAVPFTWVESDAKLIDNPQMVKLHSFDTKIHKVDTMVSYKVDDLDDE, from the exons atggCGTCGAGGACGGTGTCCAAGGACATCATCACGCTCAAGGGCTCCGCCGCCATCGTCAGCGAGTTCTTCG GTTACGCGGCGAACAG CATCCTGTACAACCGCGGGGTGTACCCGGAGGAGAGCTTCGCGAGGGTGAAGAAGTACGGCCTCCCCATGCTGCTCACGCAGGACGAGGCCGTCAAGACCTTCATCACCAACCTCACCTCCCAGCTCTCCG AGTGGCTTGAGGCGGGGCAGCTGCAGAGGATTGTCCTGGTCATCATGAGCAAGGCCGCCGGCGAGGTGCTCGAGCGCTGGAACTTCAACATCGTCACCGACGTCGAGGTCGTCGAGAAGGG GGTGATCAAGGAGAAGAGCGACAAGGAGATCATGAGGGAGATCCAGGCCATCATGCGGCAGGTCAACTCCTGCATTTCCTTCCTCCCCTGCCTCGAAGAGCCAT GCATATTCGACGTGCTGGCCTACACCGACGCGGAGACCGCCGTGCCCTTCACCTGGGTCGAGAGCGACGCCAAGCTCATCGACAACCCGCAGATGGTGAAGCTGCACTCCTTCGACACCAAG ATCCACAAGGTGGACACGATGGTGTCGTACAAGGTCGACGACCTGGACGATGAGTAA